One genomic region from Bacillus aquiflavi encodes:
- a CDS encoding LXG domain-containing protein, whose translation MKVLKVSEIYSGIDQLIQKKNNERKQFLAIKNAITNILNLDDALKGKGGEAIRNHFSVLHMPVLDLFDSFIDNYVQELKDIKQMVGNYESQDGFVRQDFIEQDVKNGISKVEKLTHDIVKSINEHLNSVSDIVAVSPVNTAQFDAEINNANTQIEKTITDLNHLDQNSTSKLEPSSNGLQQIQQLTAKISDTTKTGIFQSQNTLHDYVILLRNTIVSFGAAYMNSGKHLKIGDLSFKMFKKDGKVFIKVRGKEISNLRDFEKYRKMLVENMGGRWKWSRDFVKNLVNDGVPLYKNFDEKFFKSNSNKFLNSQFDDLGGYITRLNQSSLKVAGNTFKNEMKVWSSFTGWKEASTFTKFGKGAGILGLGLTVWDNATGNFRNANTGEWEYTGGKQIKKFAVDTTVDIGAGAAAMAAGAAAGSLFLPPAGTIVGAVVGATAFAAVNWKFGDPPQSIVDHTKNLANKAVDKAVDIASKAVDKIGDCIGGIGKKLDKVFW comes from the coding sequence ATGAAAGTATTGAAAGTATCTGAGATTTATAGTGGGATTGATCAATTAATCCAAAAAAAGAATAATGAGCGAAAACAGTTTCTTGCCATTAAAAATGCGATAACAAACATACTTAATTTAGACGATGCTCTAAAAGGCAAAGGCGGCGAGGCGATTCGAAATCATTTTTCAGTTCTTCATATGCCTGTTCTTGATCTGTTCGATTCTTTTATCGATAACTATGTTCAAGAACTAAAAGATATTAAACAAATGGTCGGGAACTATGAAAGTCAGGACGGATTTGTACGGCAAGACTTTATTGAACAAGATGTTAAAAATGGCATCTCTAAGGTCGAGAAACTGACCCATGATATCGTAAAAAGCATTAATGAACATTTGAATTCTGTAAGTGATATTGTAGCCGTTAGTCCGGTGAATACGGCACAATTTGATGCAGAAATTAATAATGCTAATACACAAATTGAAAAAACAATTACAGATTTAAATCATCTTGATCAAAATAGTACATCTAAGCTAGAGCCGTCTTCTAATGGATTGCAACAAATCCAACAGCTTACAGCCAAAATAAGCGATACTACAAAAACTGGTATATTTCAAAGTCAAAATACCCTTCATGATTATGTGATTTTATTAAGAAATACTATAGTCAGCTTTGGAGCAGCTTATATGAATTCTGGTAAACATTTAAAAATAGGCGATTTAAGTTTTAAAATGTTTAAGAAAGACGGAAAAGTTTTTATTAAAGTCAGAGGTAAAGAAATATCAAATCTCCGTGATTTCGAAAAATATCGTAAGATGCTCGTAGAAAATATGGGTGGCAGATGGAAGTGGAGCCGTGACTTCGTAAAAAACCTTGTTAATGATGGTGTTCCCCTTTACAAAAATTTTGATGAAAAGTTCTTTAAAAGCAATAGTAATAAATTTTTAAATAGTCAATTCGATGATTTAGGAGGATATATTACCCGATTAAATCAATCATCATTAAAAGTTGCGGGCAATACGTTTAAAAATGAAATGAAAGTATGGAGTAGCTTTACCGGTTGGAAGGAAGCTTCAACATTCACTAAATTCGGAAAAGGCGCCGGAATATTAGGATTAGGACTTACTGTATGGGATAACGCAACTGGTAACTTCCGCAACGCAAACACTGGAGAATGGGAGTACACAGGTGGAAAACAAATTAAGAAGTTTGCCGTCGATACAACAGTTGATATCGGCGCTGGTGCGGCAGCTATGGCAGCTGGTGCGGCGGCTGGTTCTTTATTCTTACCACCCGCTGGTACTATCGTAGGTGCCGTTGTAGGTGCAACAGCTTTTGCGGCTGTTAACTGGAAGTTTGGCGATCCTCCACAAAGTATTGTTGACCATACAAAAAATCTTGCCAACAAAGCTGTTGATAAAGCTGTTGATATTGCGAGTAAAGCTGTCGATAAAATCGGCGATTGCATCGGGGGAATTGGGAAAAAGCTTGATAAAGTATTTTGGTAG
- a CDS encoding DUF5344 family protein — MSEIKIVKNDIKSAFEELKAKIIELNTASAKADFSVSKLHVIQKIEEIEQQYYATMKSYKTYLEKSENDSLSNVELFIDVEQNIAHTISKETTQ, encoded by the coding sequence ATGTCAGAGATCAAAATTGTCAAAAACGACATTAAATCTGCTTTTGAAGAGTTAAAAGCAAAAATAATAGAATTAAATACAGCGAGTGCAAAAGCAGATTTTTCCGTGTCAAAACTTCATGTAATCCAAAAAATCGAAGAGATTGAACAACAATATTACGCAACAATGAAAAGCTATAAAACTTATTTAGAAAAATCAGAAAATGATTCCTTATCAAATGTCGAATTGTTTATTGATGTAGAGCAAAACATTGCTCATACTATTAGTAAGGAGACGACGCAATGA
- a CDS encoding YwqH-like family protein, whose translation MIEAQMISALNQGIARLSASIRENEAKIKRLETVKASIETEQEEIIDNKKNIFQPEFSLNSWAGKHATEHSNVRDSLDTSNTNIANQQVEDRLDTIEEKITALRSENQSLMNSISSKRNAITQLKNK comes from the coding sequence ATGATTGAAGCACAAATGATCTCAGCTTTGAATCAGGGTATTGCTAGACTTTCCGCATCAATAAGAGAGAATGAAGCGAAAATAAAACGTTTAGAAACAGTCAAGGCAAGCATTGAAACCGAACAAGAGGAAATCATCGACAACAAAAAAAATATTTTTCAACCTGAGTTCTCATTGAATTCTTGGGCGGGAAAGCATGCTACTGAACATTCAAACGTTCGAGATAGTCTTGACACGAGCAATACTAATATTGCAAACCAACAAGTTGAAGATCGTTTAGATACTATTGAAGAAAAAATAACGGCATTAAGAAGTGAAAATCAAAGCCTGATGAATTCAATAAGCTCAAAAAGAAATGCCATAACTCAACTCAAAAATAAATAG
- a CDS encoding CDI toxin immunity protein — MKIVNELTQLLQDVYDHPISFEILTETLSSMIKKEFSAIFPIASWNRIDWTVSMMSKIKLNEEDISKIPFILELKGFKNFPVYIFWGYGNDPLIKTKLTNKLLEKITELASFRSDLYIFCPRQKYVIEFFHDGSINIGWIKCEK; from the coding sequence ATGAAGATCGTAAATGAACTAACACAACTGCTGCAAGACGTATACGATCATCCAATAAGCTTTGAAATTTTAACCGAAACTTTAAGCAGCATGATTAAGAAAGAATTTTCTGCAATCTTTCCAATCGCTTCATGGAATAGAATTGACTGGACGGTAAGTATGATGAGTAAAATAAAGTTAAATGAAGAGGACATTTCTAAAATTCCATTCATATTAGAATTAAAAGGATTTAAAAACTTCCCTGTATATATTTTTTGGGGATATGGTAATGATCCGTTAATAAAGACGAAACTAACAAATAAATTGTTGGAAAAAATAACCGAACTTGCTTCGTTTAGGTCTGATTTATATATTTTTTGCCCTCGCCAAAAATATGTGATTGAATTTTTTCATGATGGCTCAATCAATATTGGATGGATAAAATGTGAAAAATAG
- a CDS encoding GNAT family N-acetyltransferase — MLTERQLRFTSTPKECIQLSNEDSDRSSILAIEGEKLVIFFVLHINDGVRSYSNNDHAILLRAFSTDFRYQGKGYAKNALMLLPRFVKEHFHEINEIVLAVNVKNHVAQHVYKKCGYVDEGERRMGKKGELMMMSYHL; from the coding sequence ATGTTAACGGAACGACAACTTCGTTTTACAAGTACGCCAAAAGAATGTATTCAGCTTTCAAATGAGGATTCTGACCGTTCTTCTATTTTAGCTATAGAAGGGGAGAAGCTCGTCATTTTTTTTGTTTTACATATAAATGATGGCGTCAGATCATACTCAAATAACGATCATGCGATTTTGTTAAGAGCTTTTTCAACAGATTTTCGTTATCAAGGAAAAGGGTATGCTAAAAATGCATTAATGCTTTTGCCACGTTTTGTGAAGGAACATTTTCACGAAATAAATGAAATTGTTTTAGCTGTAAACGTAAAAAATCACGTCGCCCAACATGTATATAAAAAATGTGGCTATGTTGATGAAGGTGAACGAAGGATGGGGAAAAAAGGAGAGCTCATGATGATGAGTTATCATTTATAA
- the cysK gene encoding cysteine synthase A → MKVVNSILNLIGDTPIVKLNRVTKGRGASVFVKLESFNPGKSVKDRAAYNMIRTAEAEGLIQPGRSTIIEPTSGNTGIGLAMVSAALGYRCILTMPDNATKERILLMKAYGAEVYLTPAEERMTGAIHLAEKLAQQIPHSYIPMQFENPANPNAHRHTTALEIIHAFDANLDVLILTAGTGGTITGTGEELKKQIPNLKIYVVEPAGSPVLAGGEPGPHKIPGTGPGFVPKILNQHLYEKILHIDDHDAQEMVRQLAAKEGILVGPSSAAAVYFAVQIAETLPETARVLSIAPDSGERYLSSDLFSAD, encoded by the coding sequence ATGAAAGTTGTAAATTCTATTTTGAATCTCATTGGTGATACTCCGATTGTGAAGCTAAATCGGGTTACAAAGGGAAGAGGGGCGTCTGTTTTTGTCAAACTGGAATCTTTTAATCCGGGAAAAAGTGTTAAAGACAGGGCTGCTTATAACATGATTCGGACTGCTGAAGCGGAAGGGTTAATTCAACCTGGAAGATCGACGATTATTGAGCCTACTTCAGGAAATACTGGAATTGGGTTGGCGATGGTAAGTGCTGCATTAGGATATCGTTGTATTTTAACGATGCCAGATAATGCGACGAAAGAAAGAATATTGCTTATGAAAGCATATGGTGCCGAAGTATACTTAACACCAGCAGAAGAGAGAATGACAGGCGCAATTCATCTTGCTGAAAAATTAGCGCAGCAAATTCCGCATAGCTATATCCCAATGCAATTTGAAAACCCTGCAAATCCGAATGCACATCGACATACAACGGCTCTAGAAATTATTCACGCATTTGATGCAAATTTAGATGTGCTCATACTTACTGCTGGTACTGGAGGAACAATAACAGGAACAGGGGAAGAATTAAAAAAACAAATACCAAATTTAAAGATCTATGTTGTAGAGCCGGCTGGCTCACCTGTTTTAGCTGGAGGTGAACCTGGTCCACATAAAATTCCAGGGACTGGACCGGGGTTTGTACCAAAAATTTTGAATCAACATCTTTATGAGAAAATCCTTCATATTGATGATCACGATGCACAAGAGATGGTACGACAGCTTGCAGCAAAAGAAGGAATTTTAGTTGGTCCTTCTTCGGCAGCGGCTGTTTATTTCGCTGTTCAAATTGCTGAAACATTGCCGGAAACAGCACGTGTGCTAAGTATTGCACCTGATAGCGGCGAACGTTATTTATCTTCGGACTTATTCAGTGCGGATTAA
- a CDS encoding DUF5085 family protein, translating to MKIKRCPIEFHHVISTTPTRCKTDEWYMVARDFRNAIIKNGLYSTGPIIYQVANFEKSTNEADYTFYIPVNTPLEMEENDKFRFYESWRFNDGLAFRHADLDDDIEDSYELLRASAEAFNFELAEPFYNIYLDVYGDGIIDIYAPIVKEG from the coding sequence GTGAAAATTAAGCGATGTCCGATCGAATTTCATCATGTCATAAGTACGACACCGACAAGATGTAAAACTGACGAATGGTACATGGTAGCGAGAGACTTTAGAAATGCGATTATTAAAAATGGATTATATAGTACAGGCCCAATTATTTACCAAGTTGCAAATTTTGAGAAGTCTACGAATGAAGCTGATTATACGTTCTATATACCAGTAAACACACCATTAGAAATGGAGGAAAATGATAAATTTCGTTTTTATGAATCATGGCGATTTAATGATGGATTGGCGTTTAGACATGCGGATTTAGATGATGATATTGAGGACTCTTATGAACTGCTTCGAGCAAGTGCCGAAGCATTTAACTTCGAATTAGCGGAGCCTTTCTACAACATTTATCTCGATGTATATGGGGATGGGATCATTGATATTTATGCTCCAATTGTGAAGGAGGGATAG
- a CDS encoding GAF domain-containing sensor histidine kinase yields the protein MGTELRILKEIAELLNEGTDLFEVLSEVLKKLLQVTGIETGWIFLIDQNGTFELAAMEKLPPALKIAGCMPMKNGTCWCLNKYNDGRLEKATNIMECKRLEDAVYNEWGETNNLTHHATVPLRAGNEKFGLLNVGSPNKTYFNEGELALLEAVAFQIGTAIKRIYLTQREQETALTAERNRLARDLHDSVNQLLFSLSLTARAGMKMSTDKQMRETFNDIQDMAQEALGEMRALIWQLRPRGLEKGLTSALKNYGRMLGLMVKANVNGVLTLPYKVEEGLWRIAQEAFNNCKKHSEQQLVKLTLIGEKGKVTMIISDDGKGFNYEETKPMMSLGLKSMKERVEQLNGSFQLKSELGKGTRMTVIIPVNEVKK from the coding sequence TTGGGTACTGAATTAAGAATATTGAAAGAAATAGCCGAATTGTTAAATGAGGGAACTGATTTGTTTGAAGTTCTTTCTGAAGTTTTAAAAAAACTACTACAAGTAACTGGTATTGAGACAGGCTGGATCTTTCTAATTGATCAAAATGGAACGTTCGAATTAGCTGCTATGGAAAAGCTTCCTCCAGCTTTAAAAATTGCCGGTTGTATGCCAATGAAGAACGGTACATGCTGGTGCTTAAATAAATACAATGATGGCAGACTTGAAAAAGCAACTAATATTATGGAATGTAAACGTCTTGAAGATGCAGTTTATAATGAGTGGGGAGAAACGAATAACCTAACCCACCATGCAACCGTTCCATTGCGTGCTGGCAATGAAAAATTTGGGTTATTAAATGTCGGTTCGCCAAATAAAACTTATTTTAACGAAGGAGAATTAGCTCTTCTAGAAGCAGTTGCTTTTCAAATTGGCACGGCAATTAAAAGAATTTATTTAACCCAGCGAGAACAAGAAACAGCTCTTACTGCTGAACGCAATCGTCTTGCGCGTGATTTACATGATTCTGTAAACCAGTTGTTGTTTTCGTTAAGCTTAACGGCTCGAGCAGGAATGAAAATGTCCACTGACAAACAGATGAGGGAAACATTTAATGACATTCAAGATATGGCCCAAGAGGCTCTCGGGGAAATGCGAGCACTTATATGGCAGCTTCGCCCTCGCGGTTTGGAGAAAGGTTTAACGAGTGCGTTAAAAAATTACGGCCGAATGCTCGGCTTAATGGTAAAAGCAAATGTTAATGGCGTCTTAACACTTCCTTATAAAGTAGAAGAAGGATTATGGAGAATCGCTCAGGAGGCTTTCAATAATTGCAAAAAACATTCTGAACAGCAGCTTGTGAAGCTGACGTTAATCGGCGAAAAGGGAAAAGTGACGATGATAATTTCTGATGATGGAAAGGGATTCAATTATGAAGAGACAAAGCCTATGATGTCGCTCGGGTTAAAAAGTATGAAAGAACGGGTTGAACAGTTAAATGGCAGTTTTCAATTAAAGAGTGAGCTAGGCAAGGGAACAAGAATGACAGTCATAATCCCTGTTAATGAGGTGAAAAAATGA
- a CDS encoding disulfide oxidoreductase, with translation MKQMNKDVRESFLFIPWAVSVIAMFGSLYFSEILQYEPCELCWYQRILMYPLVLLLGIAVIKKDDKIASYSLWMSGIGGLISLYHYLIQKVPFFADRALSCGRIPCTGQYINWLGFITIPFLALVAFIIIFIFSLLLWKNVNR, from the coding sequence ATGAAACAAATGAACAAAGATGTTAGGGAATCTTTTTTATTTATCCCTTGGGCTGTTTCGGTCATTGCAATGTTTGGCAGTCTTTATTTTTCTGAAATCCTTCAATACGAGCCTTGTGAGCTATGCTGGTACCAAAGAATATTGATGTATCCATTAGTTTTATTATTAGGGATTGCTGTCATTAAAAAAGATGACAAAATCGCCTCCTACTCCCTCTGGATGTCAGGAATAGGCGGATTGATTTCCCTCTACCATTATTTAATTCAAAAAGTCCCTTTTTTTGCTGATCGTGCTCTCTCTTGCGGCCGGATACCTTGTACAGGTCAGTATATTAATTGGCTAGGATTCATTACAATTCCATTCCTTGCATTAGTTGCCTTTATCATTATTTTTATATTTAGCCTTTTATTATGGAAAAACGTCAATAGGTGA
- a CDS encoding DUF5344 family protein, producing the protein MSEIKVVESEIKSAFQSLTAKTNELDTASSTAQFTECKLDFIQKIEEIEKQYYATTKSYKTSLLKSGNDALSNIESFIKTEQDLARTMSK; encoded by the coding sequence ATGTCGGAAATTAAAGTCGTCGAAAGTGAAATTAAATCTGCTTTTCAAAGTTTAACAGCAAAAACAAATGAATTAGATACAGCCAGCTCAACAGCTCAATTTACAGAATGTAAGCTTGATTTCATTCAAAAAATAGAAGAAATTGAAAAGCAGTACTACGCTACAACTAAAAGCTATAAAACCTCTCTATTAAAATCAGGAAATGATGCATTGTCTAATATCGAATCGTTTATTAAAACAGAGCAAGATTTAGCTCGTACAATGAGTAAGTAA
- a CDS encoding LXG domain-containing protein: MKVLNVSEVNSVIDQLIKKKNEEKTQFLAIKDAVQKVIHLDDALKGKGGHAIREHFAVLHLPTLELFAEFLDHYIQELKEVKNIVGNYETEAGFVREDFLAHDVKNGITKVDELTHNIVESIRNELNAVSDIVGVLPIHTHHFNAEIFNAEQHVQKTIDELHRLDESSTATLTSSSDVLNKLSQHVGKMSGWTKNGIPLSEKTVDEVKKSVKSSQTLEKIIEEYGVAILARNTSLSFASAMMNSDKLLKMGGLSFKMFKKNGNVYLKVKNGPKITRSELKNYWKLIGEDFRIGKWKSSFITQLMGDVKNGTKIYRSTLEQYRKLLVDDLNIRKGNSGFINQLVQDVKAGKKLRAKDLVKYQKLLVDDLSFSKKNWNSRFITQLVNDFKSGKKLYKNSLEQYRKLLVNDFIHYKRNWNSQFINQLIHDVKNGKKKTGNELKKIQESLAKNLGGDKRNWNTRFVTRLVNEGVPLYSKSNKEFYLKNSEKFTKSKFDALVGDIKQLAKPKLKVAGKAFVEELKFWKLFKGWKTDSILTRAGKGAGILGLGLTVVDNSKSNFYNEETGELDFSKNKKKFAVDTAVDVGSGLAAMGAGAAYGSAVLPPPAGTVVGAVVGAGVFILINVKIPTDPPQSIVEMTKNIANKAVNKGVKAVKKAAKNIGDCINGIGKKLDKVFW; the protein is encoded by the coding sequence ATGAAAGTATTGAATGTATCTGAAGTTAATAGTGTAATCGATCAATTAATCAAAAAAAAGAATGAAGAGAAAACACAATTTCTCGCCATTAAAGACGCAGTGCAAAAAGTGATTCATTTAGATGATGCTTTAAAAGGTAAAGGCGGTCATGCGATTCGTGAACACTTTGCAGTTCTTCATCTCCCCACTCTTGAGTTATTCGCTGAATTTTTAGATCACTATATTCAAGAGCTAAAAGAAGTTAAAAACATTGTTGGAAACTACGAAACTGAAGCTGGCTTTGTCCGTGAAGACTTTCTTGCACACGATGTGAAAAACGGCATTACAAAAGTAGATGAACTGACTCACAATATCGTCGAAAGCATTAGGAATGAACTGAATGCAGTGAGTGATATTGTCGGCGTTCTCCCGATACATACGCATCATTTTAATGCCGAAATTTTTAACGCTGAGCAACATGTTCAAAAGACGATCGACGAGTTACACCGCCTTGATGAAAGCAGCACTGCAACACTCACCTCCTCTTCCGACGTATTAAACAAGCTTAGTCAGCATGTAGGAAAAATGAGCGGTTGGACAAAAAACGGCATTCCTTTAAGTGAAAAAACTGTTGATGAAGTGAAAAAATCAGTTAAATCCTCCCAGACGTTAGAAAAAATAATTGAAGAATACGGGGTAGCTATTTTAGCCAGAAATACTAGCTTAAGCTTTGCTAGCGCAATGATGAATTCTGATAAACTGTTAAAAATGGGCGGCTTAAGCTTTAAAATGTTTAAAAAAAATGGAAATGTTTATCTTAAAGTCAAAAATGGTCCAAAAATAACAAGAAGTGAGTTAAAAAATTATTGGAAATTAATTGGTGAAGACTTTCGGATTGGGAAATGGAAATCAAGCTTTATCACTCAGCTAATGGGCGATGTGAAAAATGGAACAAAAATATATCGGAGTACGTTAGAACAATATCGAAAACTACTTGTCGACGATCTTAATATTCGTAAAGGGAACTCGGGATTTATCAATCAGCTCGTTCAAGATGTGAAAGCAGGAAAAAAATTAAGAGCAAAAGATTTAGTGAAATATCAAAAATTACTTGTCGATGATCTTAGTTTTAGTAAGAAAAACTGGAACTCCCGCTTTATTACTCAACTAGTGAATGATTTTAAAAGCGGAAAAAAATTATATAAAAATAGTCTAGAACAATATCGAAAACTACTCGTCAATGATTTTATTCATTATAAGCGAAATTGGAACTCGCAGTTTATTAATCAACTCATTCATGATGTTAAAAACGGGAAAAAAAAAACCGGAAATGAATTAAAAAAAATTCAAGAATCACTAGCGAAAAACCTTGGTGGTGATAAACGAAATTGGAACACTAGATTTGTTACTCGACTAGTAAATGAAGGAGTCCCGCTTTACAGTAAATCAAATAAAGAGTTTTATTTAAAAAACAGTGAAAAATTCACTAAAAGTAAATTCGATGCTTTAGTTGGCGATATTAAACAATTAGCAAAACCAAAGCTAAAAGTGGCCGGAAAGGCTTTTGTAGAAGAATTGAAATTTTGGAAGTTATTTAAAGGATGGAAAACAGATTCAATTTTAACAAGAGCCGGAAAAGGGGCTGGAATATTAGGACTTGGGCTTACTGTAGTAGATAACAGTAAAAGTAACTTTTATAACGAGGAAACTGGCGAACTGGACTTTAGTAAGAACAAGAAGAAGTTTGCCGTCGATACGGCGGTTGATGTCGGTTCAGGTCTAGCAGCTATGGGAGCTGGTGCAGCATACGGATCGGCTGTCTTACCACCACCTGCTGGAACAGTCGTTGGTGCAGTAGTAGGTGCAGGGGTTTTCATTTTAATTAACGTGAAAATTCCTACGGATCCACCACAAAGTATTGTCGAAATGACAAAAAATATAGCCAATAAAGCGGTCAATAAGGGAGTAAAAGCGGTAAAAAAAGCTGCGAAGAATATTGGCGATTGTATTAACGGGATAGGGAAAAAACTTGACAAAGTATTTTGGTAG
- a CDS encoding YwqH-like family protein — translation MVEAEMIKALNQEIARLSGSMRENEEKVRRLRKTKSNVETEQEELINNKKIVYLPEFSSTSWAGKHAAEHSNIRDSIDQIVTNIANQQVENSLDDLEKKINELEQENNALRNSISANQSAIIKINNK, via the coding sequence ATGGTTGAAGCTGAAATGATTAAAGCTTTGAATCAGGAGATTGCTAGACTTTCAGGGTCAATGCGAGAGAATGAGGAGAAAGTGAGACGTTTACGGAAGACAAAATCAAATGTTGAAACTGAACAAGAAGAGTTAATAAACAATAAAAAAATTGTCTATCTTCCAGAGTTCTCATCAACTTCTTGGGCTGGAAAGCACGCTGCTGAACATTCAAACATCCGCGACAGTATTGATCAAATCGTGACAAATATTGCGAACCAACAAGTTGAAAATAGTTTAGATGATCTTGAAAAAAAGATAAATGAATTAGAGCAGGAAAACAACGCCTTAAGAAATTCCATTAGTGCAAATCAAAGCGCAATCATAAAAATTAATAATAAATAG
- a CDS encoding RluA family pseudouridine synthase: protein MIVTFKKGELFEIIIPSEWSGITIEHLFKVIFQAPKKLTHQFRMNKLVTINGKITNWHTPLQEGNRLQIRLFQEEPCSFIPAYHDIEVLYEDDHLLILNKPAGMDTHPNELKQTNTLANAAAYYLQAKGELRNVRHVHRLDRNTSGAILFAKHTFSGALLDKLLEEQKITRTYVALVHGMMQQKRGTINNPIGRDRHHPTRRRVSRTGQAAITKYKVIETYADKEMTLIQCELLTGRTHQIRVHLSHIGHPLAGDQLYGGKNIFPRQALHSLKLTFLHPFTKEEVICHAPFLDKHIFPQFDLYQI from the coding sequence ATGATTGTCACTTTTAAAAAAGGAGAACTATTTGAAATCATTATTCCATCTGAATGGTCTGGCATTACAATTGAACATCTATTTAAAGTTATTTTTCAAGCCCCAAAAAAGCTGACCCATCAATTTCGGATGAACAAGTTAGTAACGATAAATGGAAAAATTACGAATTGGCATACACCGTTACAAGAGGGAAATCGCTTGCAAATTCGCCTATTTCAAGAGGAGCCCTGTTCATTTATCCCTGCTTATCACGACATCGAAGTGTTATATGAAGATGATCATTTACTTATATTAAACAAGCCTGCCGGAATGGATACGCATCCAAATGAACTTAAGCAAACAAACACGCTTGCAAATGCAGCAGCATATTATTTACAAGCTAAAGGCGAGCTTCGAAACGTCCGTCATGTTCATAGGTTAGATAGAAACACTTCCGGTGCGATTCTGTTTGCGAAACATACTTTTTCAGGTGCATTGCTTGATAAGCTGCTTGAAGAACAAAAAATAACTCGTACTTACGTTGCTTTAGTTCATGGCATGATGCAACAAAAAAGGGGCACAATTAATAACCCTATCGGTCGTGATCGCCACCACCCTACAAGAAGACGAGTCTCAAGAACCGGACAAGCCGCAATAACTAAATATAAAGTAATTGAAACATACGCTGACAAAGAAATGACACTTATTCAATGTGAACTGCTGACAGGCAGAACCCACCAAATACGTGTCCATCTCAGTCATATCGGTCATCCGCTCGCAGGCGATCAATTGTATGGAGGAAAAAATATTTTTCCCCGTCAAGCACTTCATTCATTAAAATTAACGTTTCTTCACCCATTTACTAAGGAAGAAGTGATTTGTCACGCACCTTTTCTTGATAAACACATTTTCCCACAATTTGATCTTTATCAGATTTAA
- a CDS encoding thioredoxin family protein, with protein sequence MKKIIVFLVIVIALFAGIAFATKVQQEKKAEGNPYNKDSLNSETIALLDDENYSNIILPEELKEKIDNGEDVTVYFYSPTCGHCREATPVVKPLADELGIDLFQYNVLEFEQGWDDYNINSTPTIIQFNDGKETARIEGNRGEGTFKAWFKENSL encoded by the coding sequence ATGAAAAAAATAATCGTTTTTTTAGTAATCGTTATCGCTCTTTTTGCCGGTATTGCATTTGCCACAAAAGTACAGCAAGAAAAAAAAGCGGAAGGGAACCCTTATAATAAAGATAGCTTAAATTCAGAAACAATCGCTTTGCTTGATGATGAAAATTACTCAAATATTATTTTACCTGAAGAATTAAAAGAAAAGATTGACAACGGCGAAGATGTGACAGTATATTTTTACAGTCCAACTTGCGGTCATTGCAGAGAAGCGACACCAGTTGTAAAGCCACTTGCCGATGAATTGGGGATTGATTTATTCCAATATAATGTTCTTGAATTTGAACAAGGTTGGGATGACTATAACATAAATTCAACCCCTACAATTATCCAATTTAACGATGGCAAAGAGACAGCCCGTATTGAAGGTAATCGCGGCGAGGGAACTTTTAAAGCTTGGTTTAAAGAAAACTCACTATAA